From one Macaca nemestrina isolate mMacNem1 chromosome 5, mMacNem.hap1, whole genome shotgun sequence genomic stretch:
- the TENT5A gene encoding terminal nucleotidyltransferase 5A isoform X1, with protein sequence MHQRYFWTDQGQVALGGHYMAEGEGYFAMAEDELACGPYIPLGGDFGGGDFGGGDFGGGDFGGGSFGGHCLDYCESPTAHCNVLNWEQVQRLDGILSETIPIHGRGNFPTLELQPSLIVKVVRRRLAEKRIGVRDVRLNGSAASHVLHQDSGLGYKDLDLIFCADLRGEGEFQTVKDVVLDCLLDFLPEGVNKEKITPLTLKEAYVQKMVKVCNDSDRWSLISLSNNSGKNVELKFVDSLRRQFEFSVDSFQIKLDSLLLFYECSENPMTETFHPTIIGESVYGDFQEAFDHLCNKIIATRNPEEIRGGGLLKYCNLLVRGFRPASDEIKTLQRYMCSRFFIDFSDIGEQQRKLESYLQNHFVGLEDRKYEYLMTLHGVVNESTVCLMGHERRQTLNLITMLAIRVLADQNVIPNVANVTCYYQPAPYVADANFSNYYIAQVQPVFTCQQQTYSTWLPCN encoded by the exons ATGCATCAGAGATATTTTTG GACTGACCAGGGCCAAGTGGCACTCGGCGGGCACTACATGGCGGAGGGCGAAGGGTACTTTGCCATGGCCGAGGACGAGCTGGCCTGCGGCCCCTACATCCCCCTAGGCGGCGACTTCGGCGGCGGCGACTTCGGCGGCGGCGACTTCGGCGGCGGCGACTTCGGCGGCGGCAGCTTCGGTGGGCACTGCTTGGACTATTGCGAAAGCCCCACGGCGCACTGCAATGTGCTGAACTGGGAGCAAGTGCAGCGGCTGGACGGCATCCTGAGCGAGACCATTCCGATCCACGGGCGCGGCAACTTCCCCACGCTCGAGCTGCAGCCGAGCCTGATCGTGAAGGTGGTGCGGCGGCGCCTGGCCGAGAAGCGCATCGGCGTCCGCGACGTGCGCCTCAACGGCTCGGCCGCCAGCCACGTCCTGCACCAGGACAGCGGCCTGGGCTACAAGGACCTGGACCTCATCTTCTGCGCCGACTTGCGCGGGGAAGGGGAGTTTCAGACTGTGAAGGACGTCGTGCTGGACTGCCTGTTGGACTTCTTACCCGAGGGGGTGAACAAAGAGAAGATCACACCACTCACGCTCAAG GAAGCTTATGTGCAGAAAATGGTTAAAGTGTGCAATGACTCTGACCGATGGAGTCTTATATCCCTGTCAAACAACAGTGGCAAAAATGTGGAACTGAAATTTGTGGATTCCCTCCGGAGGCAGTTTGAATTCAGTGTAGATTCTTTTCAAATCAAATTAGACTCTCTTCTGCTCTTTTACGAATGTTCAGAGAACCCAATGACTGAGACATTTCACCCCACAATAATTGGGGAGAGCGTCTATGGCGATTTCCAGGAAGCCTTTGATCACCTTTGTAACAAGATAATTGCCACCAGGAACCCAGAGGAAATCCGAGGGGGAGGCCTACTTAAGTACTGCAACCTCTTGGTGAGGGGCTTTAGGCCCGCCTCTGATGAGATCAAGACCCTTCAGAGGTATATGTGTTCCAGGTTTTTCATCGACTTCTCAGACATTGGAGAGCAGCAGAGAAAACTGGAGTCCTATTTGCAGAACCACTTTGTGGGATTGGAAGACCGCAAGTATGAATATCTCATGACCCTTCATGGAGTGGTGAATGAGAGCACGGTGTGCCTGATGGGACATGAAAGAAGACAGACTTTAAACCTTATCACCATGCTGGCTATCCGGGTGTTAGCTGACCAAAATGTCATTCCTAATGTGGCTAATGTCACTTGCTATTACCAGCCAGCCCCCTATGTAGCAGATGCCAACTTTAGCAATTACTACATTGCACAGGTTCAGCCAGTATTCACGTGCCAGCAACAGACCTACTCCACTTGGCTACCCTGCAATtaa
- the TENT5A gene encoding terminal nucleotidyltransferase 5A isoform X2, producing the protein MAEGEGYFAMAEDELACGPYIPLGGDFGGGDFGGGDFGGGDFGGGSFGGHCLDYCESPTAHCNVLNWEQVQRLDGILSETIPIHGRGNFPTLELQPSLIVKVVRRRLAEKRIGVRDVRLNGSAASHVLHQDSGLGYKDLDLIFCADLRGEGEFQTVKDVVLDCLLDFLPEGVNKEKITPLTLKEAYVQKMVKVCNDSDRWSLISLSNNSGKNVELKFVDSLRRQFEFSVDSFQIKLDSLLLFYECSENPMTETFHPTIIGESVYGDFQEAFDHLCNKIIATRNPEEIRGGGLLKYCNLLVRGFRPASDEIKTLQRYMCSRFFIDFSDIGEQQRKLESYLQNHFVGLEDRKYEYLMTLHGVVNESTVCLMGHERRQTLNLITMLAIRVLADQNVIPNVANVTCYYQPAPYVADANFSNYYIAQVQPVFTCQQQTYSTWLPCN; encoded by the exons ATGGCGGAGGGCGAAGGGTACTTTGCCATGGCCGAGGACGAGCTGGCCTGCGGCCCCTACATCCCCCTAGGCGGCGACTTCGGCGGCGGCGACTTCGGCGGCGGCGACTTCGGCGGCGGCGACTTCGGCGGCGGCAGCTTCGGTGGGCACTGCTTGGACTATTGCGAAAGCCCCACGGCGCACTGCAATGTGCTGAACTGGGAGCAAGTGCAGCGGCTGGACGGCATCCTGAGCGAGACCATTCCGATCCACGGGCGCGGCAACTTCCCCACGCTCGAGCTGCAGCCGAGCCTGATCGTGAAGGTGGTGCGGCGGCGCCTGGCCGAGAAGCGCATCGGCGTCCGCGACGTGCGCCTCAACGGCTCGGCCGCCAGCCACGTCCTGCACCAGGACAGCGGCCTGGGCTACAAGGACCTGGACCTCATCTTCTGCGCCGACTTGCGCGGGGAAGGGGAGTTTCAGACTGTGAAGGACGTCGTGCTGGACTGCCTGTTGGACTTCTTACCCGAGGGGGTGAACAAAGAGAAGATCACACCACTCACGCTCAAG GAAGCTTATGTGCAGAAAATGGTTAAAGTGTGCAATGACTCTGACCGATGGAGTCTTATATCCCTGTCAAACAACAGTGGCAAAAATGTGGAACTGAAATTTGTGGATTCCCTCCGGAGGCAGTTTGAATTCAGTGTAGATTCTTTTCAAATCAAATTAGACTCTCTTCTGCTCTTTTACGAATGTTCAGAGAACCCAATGACTGAGACATTTCACCCCACAATAATTGGGGAGAGCGTCTATGGCGATTTCCAGGAAGCCTTTGATCACCTTTGTAACAAGATAATTGCCACCAGGAACCCAGAGGAAATCCGAGGGGGAGGCCTACTTAAGTACTGCAACCTCTTGGTGAGGGGCTTTAGGCCCGCCTCTGATGAGATCAAGACCCTTCAGAGGTATATGTGTTCCAGGTTTTTCATCGACTTCTCAGACATTGGAGAGCAGCAGAGAAAACTGGAGTCCTATTTGCAGAACCACTTTGTGGGATTGGAAGACCGCAAGTATGAATATCTCATGACCCTTCATGGAGTGGTGAATGAGAGCACGGTGTGCCTGATGGGACATGAAAGAAGACAGACTTTAAACCTTATCACCATGCTGGCTATCCGGGTGTTAGCTGACCAAAATGTCATTCCTAATGTGGCTAATGTCACTTGCTATTACCAGCCAGCCCCCTATGTAGCAGATGCCAACTTTAGCAATTACTACATTGCACAGGTTCAGCCAGTATTCACGTGCCAGCAACAGACCTACTCCACTTGGCTACCCTGCAATtaa